GATTCAAAGTTCGCGCTATCGGAGCGCGCTTATATTACACTTTTACCGCTTTGGGTTGCATCATTTCATCCATACTGTAGCACTAGCTTTTCGGATTGAGGAAAGCCAGAACACAGCAATACATACCCCCGCTCCACCTCATCATCCGGCAGGGCGTAGTTTGTTTTCATATTCAGTTGGCCGGATACCAACCTCACCTTACAAGCTCCACACATGGATTCTTTGCAGGAATGTGGCAGTCGGATCCCGGCATCCAGCGCCGACTTCAATACCGACTGGTTGCTCTCAGCCTTAAAAGTGATCGGCTCACCATTCAAATCTTTGATCTCCACCTGCGTATAGGCCTCTGGTTTGTCATCCCGGTTTTCAATGCCTGGCATCCCTGAGAAGGCCTCCATTTTGATCTGGTCTGCAGACAGGCCAAGGATGGTTAAAGACTCTACCGAAAGATTCATGAGCGCTTCTGGTCCACAGATGAACACCTCGGGGGTTTCCTTCCAATAGGCATCCACATACTTTTGAAAATCAAAACGGTTGAGCTTGCGGAAGAAGGTGTTTTCCTGCTTCTCCAGGCCCGCATCCTCTGCAGACAGGAAGTGCCTCACCTCCAGTCTTCCGGTGTACTTTCGTTCCAGATGATCGAGCTCTTTCTTAAATATGATCGATTCTGAGCTTCGGTTGGCATAGAGCAGAGTGACCCGGCTTTCGGGTTCCTGCGCCAATATGGATTTCATCATGGCATACAGGGGCGTGATACCACTGCCTCCGGCCACCATCAGCACCCTTCTTGCCACTCCAAAGGTGGTGGTAAACCGGCCATTGGGCGGGCTCACCGATACCTCATCGCCTGCACGGAGTTGCTCCCCAATGAAATTGGAAGCCAGTCCACCCGCTACCT
This Marinoscillum sp. 108 DNA region includes the following protein-coding sequences:
- a CDS encoding ferredoxin--NADP reductase; amino-acid sequence: MKTRVKIERIIQETREAFTLVLENAPSIAQYLPGQFLNFFLQINGQEVVRQYSFSSSSFIGEPPSVTIKKVAGGLASNFIGEQLRAGDEVSVSPPNGRFTTTFGVARRVLMVAGGSGITPLYAMMKSILAQEPESRVTLLYANRSSESIIFKKELDHLERKYTGRLEVRHFLSAEDAGLEKQENTFFRKLNRFDFQKYVDAYWKETPEVFICGPEALMNLSVESLTILGLSADQIKMEAFSGMPGIENRDDKPEAYTQVEIKDLNGEPITFKAESNQSVLKSALDAGIRLPHSCKESMCGACKVRLVSGQLNMKTNYALPDDEVERGYVLLCSGFPQSEKLVLQYG